From the Alkalibacter rhizosphaerae genome, one window contains:
- a CDS encoding nucleotide-binding protein, with product MKQLLVLSGKGGTGKTTVAGTFVELSQAKAVADCDVDAPNMHLVLKQANAPERFDYMGMDKALIDSETCINCGLCQRNCVFDAIDFLPSTNENKDQYKVSDFGCEGCGVCVYVCPVGAVSMMPSVDGALELFRNGRVFSTATLKMGSGTSGKLVSEVKQNLIKAAPKEGFAILDGSPGIGCPVIASISGVHMVLVVAEPSVSGLSDLDRIVATASKFQTPVALCINKADTNKEKTEEIRRYCQNNQIPLVGEIPFDQKVVEAVNQGKTMAGETGPAGIAIRDVYEKTMGVFWRIQGSNELR from the coding sequence ATGAAACAGTTGTTGGTATTGAGCGGTAAAGGTGGAACCGGGAAAACGACAGTGGCCGGTACCTTTGTGGAATTGTCCCAAGCCAAGGCAGTAGCGGATTGTGATGTGGATGCACCCAATATGCATTTGGTATTGAAGCAAGCCAATGCCCCGGAGCGATTCGATTATATGGGGATGGACAAAGCCCTCATCGACAGCGAAACGTGCATCAATTGTGGATTGTGCCAGCGCAACTGCGTTTTTGACGCCATCGATTTTTTACCGTCTACGAATGAAAATAAAGACCAGTATAAAGTGAGCGATTTTGGATGCGAAGGCTGCGGAGTCTGCGTTTACGTCTGCCCGGTAGGTGCCGTTTCCATGATGCCCAGCGTAGATGGAGCATTGGAATTGTTTCGAAATGGCCGTGTCTTTTCCACCGCTACCTTGAAAATGGGCAGCGGGACTTCCGGGAAACTGGTGTCGGAAGTCAAGCAGAACCTGATCAAAGCGGCACCAAAGGAAGGGTTTGCCATTCTGGACGGTTCTCCCGGGATCGGGTGTCCAGTCATAGCCAGCATCAGCGGTGTCCACATGGTATTGGTAGTGGCGGAACCGTCGGTCTCCGGTCTTAGTGATCTGGATCGAATCGTTGCCACTGCTTCAAAATTTCAAACGCCAGTGGCTTTGTGCATCAACAAGGCGGACACCAACAAGGAAAAAACGGAAGAGATCCGAAGGTATTGTCAAAACAATCAGATCCCCTTGGTGGGGGAGATACCATTTGACCAGAAAGTTGTAGAGGCGGTCAATCAAGGAAAGACCATGGCGGGAGAAACCGGACCTGCCGGGATCGCCATCAGAGATGTATATGAAAAAACCATGGGGGTCTTCTGGCGGATCCAAGGTTCAAATGAATTAAGATAG
- a CDS encoding nucleotide-binding protein, which translates to MENKEKGFRIAVLSGKGGTGKTLVSVNLAALQADSAYVDCDVEEPNGHLYFPMEKEAKTQVYSPIPQVNDDLCNGCRECVDFCRFYALAYINEKVKVFENICHSCLGCGLVCPTNAITFNNSTVGTVSTGKHQGIHVYSGSLEIGKASGIPIIKELLKKSHKEKRLVMTDCPPGSACIVMESIKDADYCVLVAEPTIFGAHNLALVHELVSLFHIPYGVVLNKCTDSKNPSEKYCEENKIPILAKLDFDPELGKLNSDGKIVVWEKEEYRTIFEEMASRIAKEVGHETVVGIER; encoded by the coding sequence ATGGAAAATAAAGAAAAAGGGTTTCGAATTGCCGTGCTTAGCGGAAAGGGTGGTACTGGGAAAACCCTGGTTTCCGTAAATTTGGCGGCCCTTCAAGCCGATAGTGCATACGTGGATTGCGATGTGGAAGAACCAAACGGACATTTGTATTTTCCCATGGAAAAAGAAGCAAAGACCCAGGTATATTCCCCCATTCCACAGGTTAATGATGATTTGTGCAACGGTTGCAGGGAATGTGTGGATTTCTGTCGTTTTTATGCACTGGCCTACATCAATGAAAAGGTAAAAGTATTTGAAAACATCTGTCATAGCTGTTTGGGTTGCGGACTTGTATGCCCCACCAATGCCATCACCTTCAATAATTCGACGGTGGGAACGGTGAGTACAGGAAAACATCAAGGGATCCACGTTTATTCAGGCAGTTTGGAAATTGGAAAAGCATCCGGTATCCCCATCATCAAGGAATTGTTGAAAAAAAGCCACAAGGAAAAAAGACTGGTGATGACCGACTGTCCACCTGGAAGTGCTTGCATCGTCATGGAAAGCATCAAGGATGCAGATTACTGTGTATTGGTGGCGGAACCGACTATTTTTGGCGCCCATAATCTGGCCTTGGTCCATGAATTGGTATCTTTGTTTCACATACCCTATGGCGTCGTTTTGAACAAGTGCACCGATTCGAAGAATCCGTCGGAGAAATATTGCGAAGAAAACAAAATCCCCATACTGGCAAAACTTGATTTTGATCCGGAACTGGGCAAGTTGAATTCTGATGGAAAGATCGTCGTTTGGGAAAAGGAAGAATACCGGACCATTTTCGAAGAAATGGCATCGAGGATCGCAAAGGAGGTGGGACATGAAACAGTTGTTGGTATTGAGCGGTAA
- a CDS encoding NifB/NifX family molybdenum-iron cluster-binding protein, with amino-acid sequence MKIAIPANEQRSEAGICPSFGRAPWYAIFDTLSEELHFMENTAANSPGGAGIKAAQLLVDKGVKAVLAPRCGENAAQVLEPAGIEIFRTKSEDMLENIKAFQETELDLLEEIHPGYHGK; translated from the coding sequence ATGAAAATCGCAATACCGGCAAATGAACAAAGATCCGAAGCAGGCATTTGTCCCTCGTTTGGAAGAGCTCCGTGGTACGCCATTTTTGACACACTGAGCGAAGAACTTCATTTTATGGAAAATACGGCGGCAAATAGTCCTGGTGGAGCGGGGATCAAAGCAGCTCAGCTGTTGGTGGATAAAGGCGTAAAAGCCGTTTTGGCACCTCGTTGCGGGGAGAACGCGGCCCAGGTCCTAGAACCGGCAGGCATCGAAATTTTTCGGACGAAGAGCGAAGACATGTTGGAGAATATCAAAGCATTTCAGGAAACGGAACTGGATCTTTTGGAAGAGATCCATCCGGGATATCATGGAAAATAA
- a CDS encoding DUF134 domain-containing protein, whose product MPRPIKWRRVCGVPDSKRFGPMDASGNMLEPVIMTVDEYETIRLIDLEGLMQEDCANQMNVARTTVQRIYNEARKKLAQSLVEGRVLRIEGGEYRICEDVDRPGCGYCRRRRVEDNENRNTGK is encoded by the coding sequence ATGCCAAGACCGATCAAATGGAGAAGAGTTTGTGGCGTGCCGGACAGCAAGCGATTCGGCCCCATGGATGCATCCGGAAATATGCTGGAACCGGTAATCATGACCGTGGATGAATATGAAACCATTCGACTTATCGACCTGGAAGGGTTGATGCAGGAAGATTGTGCAAACCAAATGAATGTTGCACGAACAACGGTGCAGCGCATATACAACGAAGCAAGAAAAAAATTGGCACAGTCCCTGGTGGAAGGAAGGGTCTTGCGTATTGAAGGTGGAGAATACCGGATATGTGAAGACGTGGACCGTCCAGGGTGTGGATATTGTAGAAGAAGGAGAGTGGAAGACAATGAAAATCGCAATACCGGCAAATGA
- a CDS encoding amino acid ABC transporter ATP-binding protein, with protein sequence MIEIKDLHKYFGDLEVLKGIDLTVEESDVVCLIGASGSGKSTLLRCINYLEKKTEGEIWIDGEPVDETEDGINKIRQKVGMVFQRFNLFPHMSVIENVMEGPVTVKKMEKDKARKLAMELLEKVGIADKADVYPEMLSGGQQQRVAIARSLAMEPRVILFDEPTSALDPELVGEVLKVMKDLAEEGRTMIVVTHEMGFAKEVADRVIFLHDGLVAEEGTPEEIFENPKHERLQAFLGEILV encoded by the coding sequence ATGATCGAAATAAAAGATCTACACAAGTATTTTGGTGATTTGGAAGTATTGAAGGGCATTGATTTGACCGTAGAGGAAAGCGATGTGGTCTGCTTGATCGGAGCCAGCGGCTCCGGGAAAAGCACCCTCCTTCGATGCATCAATTATTTGGAGAAAAAAACGGAAGGGGAGATCTGGATCGACGGAGAGCCGGTGGATGAAACCGAAGACGGCATCAACAAGATCCGTCAAAAGGTGGGCATGGTGTTCCAGCGATTCAATCTTTTTCCCCACATGAGCGTTATCGAAAACGTCATGGAAGGGCCGGTAACGGTGAAAAAGATGGAGAAGGATAAGGCGCGTAAGCTGGCCATGGAGTTGCTTGAAAAAGTCGGGATCGCCGATAAAGCGGACGTTTATCCGGAGATGCTTTCCGGTGGACAGCAGCAGCGGGTGGCCATTGCACGATCCCTGGCCATGGAACCACGGGTCATCTTGTTTGACGAGCCCACTTCCGCATTAGATCCGGAGTTGGTGGGCGAGGTGCTGAAAGTCATGAAAGACCTGGCGGAAGAGGGTCGAACCATGATCGTGGTCACCCACGAAATGGGTTTTGCCAAGGAAGTGGCAGACCGGGTGATTTTTCTCCATGACGGACTTGTCGCAGAGGAAGGAACGCCAGAAGAGATCTTTGAAAATCCAAAACATGAACGATTGCAGGCTTTTTTAGGAGAGATCCTGGTCTGA
- a CDS encoding amino acid ABC transporter permease, translating into MDPIIDFFKTVVEFTPKFIPGVITTLQLAFLSILLGTVIGLLVAVLKLAKKKPLTFLMNIYITIIRGTPLLLQLWFIFYGLPGMGIEIDRFPSAVIGLALHNGAYISEIFRGAIESIHFGQREAARSLGMTRVQALRRVVLPQAFRRSIPALGNQFIIAVKDSSLASVITITETMLLARQYVAATFDVFPIFFVAGSYYLIITMGLANLLQRLETKLKVGVRG; encoded by the coding sequence ATGGATCCAATCATTGATTTTTTTAAAACGGTCGTAGAATTCACGCCTAAATTCATACCAGGCGTGATCACCACCCTGCAATTGGCATTCTTGTCCATTCTGCTGGGTACAGTCATCGGTTTGCTTGTGGCGGTATTGAAGTTGGCCAAGAAGAAGCCGCTGACATTTCTTATGAACATATACATCACCATAATTCGAGGGACACCATTGCTGCTGCAGCTGTGGTTCATCTTTTACGGACTGCCTGGAATGGGCATCGAGATCGACCGGTTCCCATCGGCCGTCATCGGATTGGCCCTTCACAACGGAGCTTACATCAGTGAAATATTTCGAGGGGCCATTGAATCGATCCACTTTGGTCAGCGGGAGGCTGCCAGATCTCTTGGTATGACCAGGGTACAGGCTTTGAGACGAGTGGTTTTGCCCCAGGCCTTTCGACGTTCCATTCCGGCCTTGGGAAATCAATTCATCATAGCCGTGAAAGATTCGTCACTGGCCAGTGTCATCACCATTACAGAGACCATGTTGCTGGCACGTCAATACGTTGCAGCCACCTTTGATGTATTTCCCATCTTCTTTGTGGCAGGATCCTATTACCTGATCATTACCATGGGTCTGGCCAACCTGCTGCAGCGACTGGAAACGAAATTGAAAGTAGGTGTTCGAGGATGA
- a CDS encoding ABC transporter substrate-binding protein — MTKKIGIMLLVVLLSLAMLVGCSGGDEDQTTYERILEEGEMSFAMTGAYPPFNFIDDNGDLAGFDIDIANAIAEKLGVTAVPITTEWDGIVGGLTGNRFDMIIGSMAITPDRLEQVNFTDPYYYDGAQFFAPVDSGLTSIEDLVDGKVGVVTGTTFHEALQDMDNIEEILQFSSDVDNFMSAEQGRSDGLVTGIFVGLQAPKEYGVEIEPVGDMLYSEDIAIAIRKEDTDLLEAVNGALAEIIEDGTYAQISEKWFDVNLLEIQY, encoded by the coding sequence ATGACAAAGAAAATTGGAATCATGCTGTTGGTCGTATTGTTGAGTCTTGCCATGTTGGTGGGATGTTCCGGTGGGGATGAAGACCAAACCACTTATGAACGGATCTTGGAGGAAGGGGAAATGAGCTTCGCCATGACGGGTGCTTATCCGCCTTTCAACTTTATCGATGACAATGGAGATCTTGCAGGATTCGACATCGACATCGCCAACGCCATTGCAGAGAAACTGGGAGTCACTGCCGTTCCCATCACGACGGAGTGGGACGGCATCGTTGGAGGTCTTACTGGAAATCGATTTGACATGATCATCGGTTCCATGGCCATAACACCGGACCGATTGGAACAAGTGAACTTCACGGATCCGTATTATTATGATGGAGCACAATTCTTTGCGCCGGTCGATTCCGGGTTGACCAGCATTGAAGACCTGGTCGATGGAAAGGTAGGTGTCGTGACGGGGACCACCTTCCATGAAGCATTGCAGGACATGGACAATATTGAAGAAATTCTTCAATTCTCCAGTGATGTGGACAATTTTATGAGTGCGGAACAAGGTCGTTCCGATGGATTGGTCACCGGTATATTTGTGGGACTTCAGGCACCCAAGGAATACGGAGTGGAGATTGAGCCAGTAGGCGATATGCTATACAGTGAAGATATCGCCATTGCCATTCGAAAAGAAGACACGGATCTTCTGGAAGCGGTAAATGGAGCATTGGCGGAGATCATTGAAGATGGGACCTATGCACAGATCAGTGAGAAATGGTTTGATGTCAATTTGTTGGAGATCCAATACTAA
- a CDS encoding permease: protein MKNFLKRYRFTLVMVLVTIGLYLFSPTTGEKALDTIGYSFKELLSVLPPIFILLGLLDVWVPKETMMKYMGEGSGLKGVLISIFIGSAAAGPLYGAFPLAGVFMKKGVKFTNVLIFIGAWSTTKIPMFLFELTALGTRFAVTRLIASMVGIFIIAHLVDKSTSKEEVDQIYATAVKMNS, encoded by the coding sequence ATGAAGAACTTTTTAAAGAGATATCGGTTCACGTTGGTCATGGTGCTTGTCACCATCGGACTGTACCTATTTTCCCCAACTACTGGAGAAAAGGCGTTGGACACCATCGGGTATAGTTTCAAGGAACTGCTTTCGGTCCTTCCGCCCATATTCATCCTGCTGGGGTTGTTGGATGTATGGGTCCCCAAAGAAACCATGATGAAATATATGGGGGAAGGCAGTGGTTTAAAGGGTGTCCTTATATCCATTTTTATTGGATCTGCGGCAGCCGGTCCTCTGTACGGAGCATTTCCCCTGGCAGGCGTATTTATGAAAAAAGGGGTAAAATTCACCAACGTTTTGATTTTTATCGGAGCTTGGTCCACCACCAAGATCCCCATGTTTCTATTTGAGTTGACGGCATTGGGAACGAGGTTTGCCGTCACCCGCCTGATTGCCAGCATGGTGGGTATCTTTATCATCGCGCATCTGGTGGACAAAAGCACCAGCAAAGAGGAAGTGGACCAGATCTACGCAACGGCCGTGAAGATGAACAGCTGA
- a CDS encoding permease, with the protein MQTAMFYLLAIGLLILSYSKDKMKTKKSVMKAVKSIENMMPQFIGIIILVGVMLAVIDPQTISRFIGSGSGWLGVALAAIVGGITLIPGFIAFPTAALLLHGGAGYMQVGAFVSSLMMVGVVTVPLETKFFGKKVTFKRNILAFLYAFVVAFIIGKVMGEI; encoded by the coding sequence ATGCAAACAGCAATGTTTTATTTATTGGCGATCGGATTGCTGATTTTGTCCTATAGCAAGGATAAAATGAAGACGAAAAAAAGTGTGATGAAGGCGGTAAAGTCCATCGAGAATATGATGCCCCAATTTATTGGGATCATTATATTGGTTGGGGTCATGTTGGCCGTCATTGATCCCCAAACCATCAGCAGGTTTATCGGCAGCGGATCCGGTTGGTTGGGTGTTGCACTGGCTGCCATTGTTGGGGGGATCACCCTCATTCCAGGATTTATCGCATTTCCAACAGCGGCCCTGTTGCTGCATGGAGGGGCCGGATACATGCAGGTGGGGGCCTTCGTATCCAGCCTGATGATGGTGGGCGTTGTGACCGTCCCATTGGAGACTAAATTTTTCGGGAAAAAGGTTACTTTCAAAAGAAATATCTTGGCATTTTTATATGCTTTTGTAGTGGCATTTATTATTGGAAAGGTGATGGGAGAGATATGA
- a CDS encoding PadR family transcriptional regulator, with translation MDHDKTFHCPGKDHRMGMFLEASLLLLLKKQCAHGYGLMEQLEQLGFDTNELNASTLYRTLRKMEKSGLVISKWEEGEGGPNRRVYEITPQGVSDLNEWHMVFQERKKRIQRFLEVYEKNCGLDDEAE, from the coding sequence GTGGACCATGACAAAACGTTTCATTGTCCCGGGAAAGACCATAGAATGGGAATGTTTTTGGAAGCAAGCTTGCTGCTGTTGTTGAAAAAGCAGTGCGCACATGGGTATGGTTTGATGGAGCAGTTGGAACAGCTGGGATTTGACACGAACGAACTCAATGCCAGCACCTTGTACCGAACCTTGCGAAAAATGGAAAAGAGCGGTCTGGTCATCTCCAAGTGGGAAGAGGGAGAGGGAGGACCCAATCGACGGGTCTACGAGATCACCCCGCAGGGAGTATCGGACTTGAATGAATGGCATATGGTTTTTCAGGAAAGGAAAAAGCGGATCCAACGATTTTTAGAAGTATACGAAAAGAACTGCGGTCTGGATGACGAGGCAGAATAA
- the ablB gene encoding putative beta-lysine N-acetyltransferase, translating into MKDTITTFSKSLIQHGKESDRLYLMRLDPEEDAGFIRDLEDLALKRQYGKIVAKVPATAEGFFLESGFVKEAEVPSYFDNMEDCLFMAKYYDHRRARDRSKAVVDEVLQTALSKEGSKNCSLDPLDPNMELRPCTKDDAKSMAQLYKKVFATYPFPIDRASYLKETMVEDTRYYGIFKDDIPVALASVDQDPINRTGELTDFATDSDHQGESLATRLLYRMEEDMKNKGYETLYTITRSTSLGVNTIFAKSDYEFTGTLINNTQISGRVESMNVWHKKVQQST; encoded by the coding sequence ATGAAAGACACCATCACCACGTTTTCAAAAAGTCTGATACAACATGGAAAGGAAAGCGATCGACTCTATCTAATGCGGCTGGATCCTGAAGAAGATGCCGGTTTTATTCGAGATTTGGAAGATCTGGCATTAAAAAGACAATACGGAAAAATTGTTGCTAAAGTCCCTGCAACCGCTGAAGGCTTTTTTCTGGAATCTGGATTCGTCAAAGAAGCAGAAGTCCCTTCCTACTTTGACAACATGGAAGACTGCCTCTTCATGGCAAAATATTACGATCATCGCCGGGCTAGAGACCGCTCCAAAGCTGTAGTGGACGAAGTTCTTCAAACGGCTCTAAGCAAAGAAGGCAGCAAAAATTGCTCTCTCGACCCATTGGATCCGAATATGGAACTTCGTCCATGTACCAAAGACGATGCAAAATCCATGGCCCAACTCTACAAAAAGGTTTTTGCTACTTATCCATTCCCCATAGACCGAGCATCCTACCTGAAAGAAACCATGGTTGAAGACACCCGATATTATGGTATATTCAAAGACGACATTCCTGTCGCCCTTGCCAGTGTGGATCAGGATCCAATCAACCGCACCGGCGAATTGACGGATTTTGCCACAGATTCGGATCATCAGGGTGAATCACTGGCAACGCGATTGTTGTACAGGATGGAAGAAGACATGAAAAACAAAGGGTACGAAACCCTCTATACCATCACAAGATCCACCTCCTTGGGAGTCAACACCATATTTGCCAAATCCGATTACGAATTCACCGGAACCCTGATCAACAACACCCAAATATCCGGAAGAGTGGAGAGCATGAATGTATGGCATAAAAAAGTGCAGCAATCAACTTGA
- a CDS encoding AI-2E family transporter, translated as MDKTKFKQYFLIITYGIVLYVALTNLEVVSAILEKLHRITRPLIFGFVIAYLLNIPYKGFRKRIFYPMEKKGATGKKVAAGLSILSTYLLVIVTGGVLVRFIIPQLVGSITQLIENIPNYIVTVEGWANYLDETFGLQEMIDWYDSDLLQNLNATLNQAVTRWIPIIGNYLLGLTSGLYNWIIGLIISVYFLYGKDVLLEQMVRLSEAVCPRRFFGKFMEIARRTNHVFNRFITGNVIDSSIIALICFISMNLMNMPYVLLVTVIIGLTNLIPIVGPFIGAVPAIFIIMIVDPIKALMFFFFIIALQQLDGNVIKPKVLGNTVGLPGLWVLVSIILGAGLYGIVGMLMGVPTFALLYSLFGEWIDHRLERGEDSICEK; from the coding sequence TTGGACAAGACGAAATTCAAACAGTATTTCTTGATCATCACTTATGGCATCGTGCTTTATGTCGCCTTGACCAACTTGGAGGTGGTATCCGCCATACTTGAAAAGCTTCATCGGATCACCCGGCCGTTGATTTTCGGGTTTGTGATCGCCTATTTGCTCAATATTCCATACAAGGGCTTTCGAAAACGAATCTTTTATCCTATGGAAAAGAAAGGAGCTACCGGCAAGAAGGTGGCTGCAGGTTTGTCCATTCTATCCACCTACCTCTTGGTGATCGTAACGGGCGGGGTATTGGTTCGATTCATCATCCCCCAGTTGGTGGGAAGTATCACCCAGCTTATCGAAAACATTCCCAACTATATTGTCACGGTGGAAGGTTGGGCCAATTATCTGGATGAAACATTTGGTCTTCAGGAAATGATCGACTGGTACGACAGCGACCTGCTGCAAAATTTAAATGCGACATTGAACCAGGCGGTGACCCGATGGATCCCCATCATCGGAAATTACTTGCTGGGACTTACTTCTGGTTTGTACAACTGGATCATTGGCTTGATCATTTCCGTTTATTTTCTCTATGGAAAAGATGTGCTGCTGGAACAAATGGTACGACTTTCCGAGGCCGTTTGTCCTCGACGGTTTTTCGGAAAATTCATGGAGATCGCCCGTCGGACCAATCATGTTTTCAACCGATTCATCACGGGAAACGTCATCGATTCCAGCATCATTGCACTCATCTGCTTCATATCCATGAATTTGATGAACATGCCTTACGTTTTACTGGTCACTGTCATCATCGGATTGACCAACCTGATCCCCATCGTGGGGCCTTTTATCGGAGCCGTGCCTGCGATTTTCATCATCATGATCGTAGATCCCATCAAAGCCTTGATGTTCTTTTTCTTCATCATTGCTCTCCAGCAGTTGGACGGCAATGTCATCAAACCCAAGGTGTTGGGCAATACAGTTGGTCTACCTGGTTTGTGGGTCTTGGTGTCCATCATTCTTGGCGCCGGGTTATACGGCATCGTCGGGATGCTCATGGGTGTTCCAACATTTGCTTTGCTGTATTCCCTCTTTGGAGAATGGATCGATCATCGCTTGGAGCGGGGAGAAGATTCGATTTGTGAAAAGTAG
- a CDS encoding mechanosensitive ion channel family protein — MDWNFIWEQVTAFSGKLPLALVVLVAGWILIKFLMRFLKKAFEAKNVDVSLRPFLLSLIKVTLLVMLGISIASMLGAQMTSFIAILGSAGLAVGLALQGSLSNFAGGVLILLLKPYKVGDYIDAAGYSGTVEEIQMFYTILITPDNKKIIVPNSNMSNSGTVNYSAKPTRRVDLVFGVGYDDDISKVKSLLQEIADKDPLVLDEPEPMIVLGQHDASSVNFYYRVWCNAADYWTIYFDTMEKVKLAFDEHDIGIPYPQMDVHLDGIPEFWSEKK, encoded by the coding sequence ATGGATTGGAATTTTATTTGGGAACAGGTCACTGCATTTAGCGGGAAACTGCCGCTGGCGCTGGTCGTTCTCGTTGCGGGATGGATCCTCATCAAATTTTTGATGCGTTTTTTGAAAAAGGCTTTTGAGGCAAAAAATGTGGATGTTTCCCTTCGACCATTTTTGTTGTCATTGATCAAAGTGACCTTGCTGGTGATGTTGGGGATCAGCATCGCATCCATGCTGGGTGCTCAGATGACATCCTTTATAGCCATATTGGGTTCTGCGGGTTTGGCTGTTGGTCTGGCACTGCAGGGTAGCTTGTCCAACTTTGCCGGCGGTGTTTTGATCTTGCTGCTGAAACCCTATAAGGTGGGAGATTATATCGATGCAGCCGGGTATTCCGGAACCGTTGAGGAGATCCAGATGTTTTATACGATCTTGATCACCCCGGACAATAAAAAAATCATTGTACCCAATAGCAACATGTCCAATAGCGGAACGGTGAACTACTCTGCAAAACCCACCAGAAGGGTGGATCTGGTCTTTGGTGTTGGTTACGATGATGACATCTCAAAGGTTAAAAGTTTACTTCAGGAGATCGCCGATAAGGATCCCCTGGTACTGGACGAGCCGGAACCCATGATCGTATTGGGACAGCACGATGCCAGTTCTGTCAATTTTTATTACAGGGTCTGGTGCAATGCGGCAGATTATTGGACCATATATTTTGACACCATGGAAAAAGTGAAGCTGGCATTTGATGAACATGATATTGGGATCCCGTATCCCCAAATGGACGTTCATTTGGACGGCATTCCCGAATTCTGGAGTGAAAAAAAATGA
- a CDS encoding AEC family transporter, with amino-acid sequence MFQNLVFSLGVALPIFLVILTGYILRRVDFIDQEFVKKANRLVFYIALPLKLFNDVRNMDIEKIVDLRFFTFVAAAIVCSVGVAWLISYLVGIHPDQRGTFIQGSFRGNFLYVGFSLIENILGSLGAKPPMVLALTIPLYNILSLVIFAFNKPEGTGKISIGSSMKDLASNPMIIGISFGILAVWLNPPIPDFTLKTIDYVQSMATPLALLSIGASFDLQKVGRKIRATAWAVACKLVIFPTLAVAAGFMMGFDGADLLNIYVLFGVPTSTVSFIFAMTMDGDGELASSIIMTTTLFSVFSTTLFIFGLKTLGIL; translated from the coding sequence ATGTTTCAGAATCTGGTGTTCAGTTTGGGAGTGGCCTTACCCATTTTTCTAGTCATTTTGACAGGATATATTTTGCGGCGGGTTGATTTTATTGATCAGGAATTTGTAAAAAAAGCTAATCGCTTGGTCTTTTACATAGCTCTGCCGTTGAAGCTCTTTAATGATGTCCGCAACATGGACATCGAAAAAATCGTGGATCTGCGCTTTTTTACTTTTGTTGCGGCAGCCATCGTTTGCAGTGTTGGTGTTGCATGGCTGATTTCCTACCTCGTAGGGATCCATCCGGACCAGCGGGGTACTTTTATACAAGGATCTTTTCGAGGTAATTTTTTATATGTGGGGTTTTCCCTTATTGAGAACATCTTGGGGAGCCTGGGAGCAAAACCACCTATGGTTTTAGCCTTAACCATCCCCCTGTACAATATTCTTTCACTTGTTATATTTGCCTTTAACAAGCCAGAAGGTACTGGGAAAATCAGTATAGGAAGCAGTATGAAAGACCTGGCAAGTAACCCCATGATCATTGGAATTTCTTTTGGTATATTGGCGGTTTGGCTGAATCCGCCTATACCGGATTTTACCTTGAAAACCATCGACTATGTGCAGTCAATGGCCACTCCATTGGCGTTGCTCTCCATAGGAGCATCGTTTGATTTGCAAAAAGTGGGTCGCAAAATCCGAGCTACGGCTTGGGCAGTAGCGTGTAAATTAGTGATTTTTCCGACCTTGGCCGTGGCTGCTGGATTTATGATGGGGTTTGATGGGGCGGATCTACTGAACATTTACGTCCTATTTGGCGTACCTACTTCAACGGTATCTTTTATTTTCGCAATGACTATGGATGGAGACGGAGAGTTGGCCTCCAGCATCATCATGACCACAACCTTGTTTTCTGTTTTTTCTACTACATTATTCATTTTTGGACTTAAGACCTTGGGGATTCTTTGA